In Clupea harengus unplaced genomic scaffold, Ch_v2.0.2, whole genome shotgun sequence, one genomic interval encodes:
- the hint2 gene encoding histidine triad nucleotide-binding protein 2, mitochondrial isoform X1, with protein MSALKMLRDIRFLKYVHINSMRSAIRINGTLSAQRRLHSGGDEVHLAVEAQKRAKSNAPTIFSKIIERKIPADIIYEDDKCLAFRDVNPQAPVHFLVIPKKIIPGISKAEDDDAPILGHLLTVAKNVAHKEGLHEGYRLVINDGKNGAQSVYHLHVHVLGGRQMSWPPG; from the exons ATGTCCGCTTTGAAGATGCTACGAGACATTCGATTTCTCAAATACGTGCATATAAATTCAATGCGATCTGCGATTCGCATTAATGGCACACTTTCTGCTCAG AGAAGATTGCACAGTGGTGGAGATGAAGTCCATCTGGCAGTAGAGGCTCAGAAGAGAGCCAAGAGCAATGCCCCCACCATTTTCTCAAAAATCATAGAGAGAAAAATTCCTGCTGATATCATATATGAGGATGATAAG TGTTTAGCGTTCCGAGACGTAAATCCACAAGCTCCTGTGCACTTCTTGGTAATTCCCAAAAAAATCATTCCCGGGATCAGCAAAGCTGAAGATGATGATGCACCA ATACTTGGCCACCTCTTAACTGTTGCTAAGAATGTAGCACACAAAGAAGGACTGCATGAAGGGTACAGACTGG TGATTAATGATGGGAAGAATGGCGCCCAGTCAGTCTACCACCTCCATGTTCATGTGCTTGGAGGGAGGCAGATGAGCTGGCCCCCGGGATAA
- the hint2 gene encoding histidine triad nucleotide-binding protein 2, mitochondrial isoform X3 — protein MAHFLLRLHSGGDEVHLAVEAQKRAKSNAPTIFSKIIERKIPADIIYEDDKCLAFRDVNPQAPVHFLVIPKKIIPGISKAEDDDAPILGHLLTVAKNVAHKEGLHEGYRLVINDGKNGAQSVYHLHVHVLGGRQMSWPPG, from the exons ATGGCACACTTTCTGCTCAG ATTGCACAGTGGTGGAGATGAAGTCCATCTGGCAGTAGAGGCTCAGAAGAGAGCCAAGAGCAATGCCCCCACCATTTTCTCAAAAATCATAGAGAGAAAAATTCCTGCTGATATCATATATGAGGATGATAAG TGTTTAGCGTTCCGAGACGTAAATCCACAAGCTCCTGTGCACTTCTTGGTAATTCCCAAAAAAATCATTCCCGGGATCAGCAAAGCTGAAGATGATGATGCACCA ATACTTGGCCACCTCTTAACTGTTGCTAAGAATGTAGCACACAAAGAAGGACTGCATGAAGGGTACAGACTGG TGATTAATGATGGGAAGAATGGCGCCCAGTCAGTCTACCACCTCCATGTTCATGTGCTTGGAGGGAGGCAGATGAGCTGGCCCCCGGGATAA
- the hint2 gene encoding histidine triad nucleotide-binding protein 2, mitochondrial isoform X2, which translates to MINVRRSQLWKSGHQAVFLRLHSGGDEVHLAVEAQKRAKSNAPTIFSKIIERKIPADIIYEDDKCLAFRDVNPQAPVHFLVIPKKIIPGISKAEDDDAPILGHLLTVAKNVAHKEGLHEGYRLVINDGKNGAQSVYHLHVHVLGGRQMSWPPG; encoded by the exons ATGATCAACGTGAGACGCTCTCAGTTGTGGAAGAGTGGCCATCAAGCTGTATTTCTACG ATTGCACAGTGGTGGAGATGAAGTCCATCTGGCAGTAGAGGCTCAGAAGAGAGCCAAGAGCAATGCCCCCACCATTTTCTCAAAAATCATAGAGAGAAAAATTCCTGCTGATATCATATATGAGGATGATAAG TGTTTAGCGTTCCGAGACGTAAATCCACAAGCTCCTGTGCACTTCTTGGTAATTCCCAAAAAAATCATTCCCGGGATCAGCAAAGCTGAAGATGATGATGCACCA ATACTTGGCCACCTCTTAACTGTTGCTAAGAATGTAGCACACAAAGAAGGACTGCATGAAGGGTACAGACTGG TGATTAATGATGGGAAGAATGGCGCCCAGTCAGTCTACCACCTCCATGTTCATGTGCTTGGAGGGAGGCAGATGAGCTGGCCCCCGGGATAA
- the mrps30 gene encoding 39S ribosomal protein S30, mitochondrial encodes MAAMVRLSVRHFSCARGPALLSNQNAFESKSVYPAILPSTTAKSRSAKQRRVAEFFDQLRGSNVKDKLSSLTKLQRMKYVVYPQTFALNADKWYQHFTKTAYISELPEKYSMSAHETEKSNTLPQIDAAALAEIRTLVCNSLLQENCQVRKGRAPLLKELQYTVAPFLKNLSSGMTCVLAKQNPLLRSSTFDSEPQVNFYWLRGKRILPKGHRRGRPEPTRFQIDDKPHCQLRIPHQLPEFVPLRNEVSEEVPVVHLSPDRLPLFRRQYENHVYSGAKVDDPCCYGHTQFHLMPERLNRDRMSELHSEKQLEVTLRANAIASLFAWTGAQAMYQGFWSNEDLDRPFVSQAVITDGQYFSFFCYQLNTLALTDEAEVDNPRKNLCWGTKSMQLYENITDNDVIGLNDQVLRLLIQFLLNGA; translated from the exons ATGGCAGCTATGGTAAGGTTAAGCGTTCGCCACTTCAGTTGCGCGAGGGGACCAGCGCTTCTGTCTAACCAAAATGCTTTCGAAAGCAAGTCAGTGTATCCTGCTATTCTCCCGTCAACTACGGCTAAAAGTCGATCCGCAAAACAGCGACGGGTGGCGGAATTCTTTGACCAACTCCGTGGCTCCAACGTGAAGGATAAGCTATCTTCTCTTACCAAACTCCAGCGGATGAAATATGTGGTGTATCCGCAGACGTTCGCCTTGAACGCAGACAAATGGTATCAGCATTTCACAAAGACGGCGTATATTAGTGAGCTACCAGAAAAATACTCCATGTCAGCTCATGAAACAGAAAAATCTAACACTTTGCCTCAGATCGATGCTGCTGCGTTAGCTGAGATTCGCACCCTCGTCTGCAATTCCCTTCTACAGGAGAACTGTCAAGTCAGGAAAGGACGCGCGCCTCTTCTGAAAGAGTTACAGTACACTGTGGCCCCCTTTCTGAAGAATTTGTCCTCTGGGATGACGTGTGTGTTGGCCAAGCAGAATCCCTTACTTCGATCCTCAACTTTTG ATTCTGAGCCACAAGTAAACTTCTACTGGTTAAGAGGGAAGAGAATTCTCCCCAAGGGACATCGCCGGGGGCGACCGGAGCCTACACGGTTTCAGATTGATGACAAGCCACATTGCCAGTTAAGGATACCACATCAACTTCCAGAA TTTGTCCCATTAAGGAATGAAGTTTCTGAAGAGGTCCCAGTCGTGCATCTTTCGCCTGACCGGCTTCCCCTGTTTAGGAGGCAGTATGAGAACCATGTCTATTCAG GTGCAAAGGTAGATGACCCATGCTGttacggacacacacagttccacctTATGCCAGAGCGCTTGAACAGAGACCGGATGAGTGAACTACACTCTGAAAAGCAGCTAGAAGTTACCCTGCGGGCAAATGCCATTGCCAGTCTCTTTGCCTGGACAGGAGCTCAGGCAATGTATCAAG GTTTCTGGAGTAATGAAGACCTGGATAGGCCTTTTGTGTCTCAGGCAGTCATCACAGATGGACAATACTTTTCCTTCTTCTGTTACCAGCTGAACACCTTAGCCTTGACCGATGAGGCTGAGGTTGACAACCCCAGGAAGAACTTGTGCTGGGGCACAAAGAGTATGCAACTCTATGAAAACATCACTGATAATGATGTGATTGGATTGAATGACCAGGTTCTAAGACTTCTCATCCAATTTCTTTTGAATGGGGCCTAG